TCCTCTGTTGCATATGAATTTCAATGTCGAACGATTTAGGATCTTCACCTTTCTTTATTATAGTCAGCTCTGGGACGACAATATGAATCCTCCTTGATACAACCTCTAGGACAGTGTTTCCTCGCGGGGAGCATTATTGAGGATTTCTTTGAGGAACTATAACTTTTCCACGATTGCATGTGAATTCTACTTCCGATCGATGTTGTACATACTTTTGAGCAGCTCGCTAGCTCCTTGCAATCCATGTTTTACTTGTAGCACGATAATACTAGGTAAGGCTGTAGGTGGAACCGGAGGTCCAATCAAAGTCGTTTGGAATGTTCCAACTACTAGAGGAGTTGAAACTAGATCAAGATGCATATGTAACCTAATCTCTAAGGTTGGATTCGTGACGTCTTGCGAAAgaggtggaggtggaggtggtTGATTGATTGTTGTCTGAGCTACCATATTAGCATATCGAGTAGTTTTAGATCCATTCATTACTTGTAAGTGTGTGAATCAGATATTTGGAAACTTAGAAAATTAGAGTTGAAACGATGCTTGATCAGATTGTACGACGAATCTTTGTGCTCGATTTCAAGTGTTCTCGATTTGAAGACCTGGGGAGGTTTCGAACTGGTGAATCAGAGATCGTTCGTGAAATCGTGGAGAATGTAAGAATAAGAAGTGGATTCCAACAGACGTCGTCGATGTTTCGTTCTGGAACCAAAAATGGAGTAAGAAACGATGGTAACGGCGAATCAAAGGTCTAGCGTGGCGGAGAGGGGCTGACCTACAATGTTAGCACTCCAACGTTCAACTTAGTATGTGAGGGAGAAGAGTGAAttgataagtgcaaaaatgtacttattttgtatatatgttttgttgcacttatcgatactttttgttaataccgtttgaataataccctgttttgtgtataaatacgtatactttgtgaatagatgtattttcatatactttatactttttgatagttttctattcattttgtaggtattgaggcgtatttggagcgtGAGCAATAACATGGCGAAGACTCGACTTCAAACGCGCGTTTTTGAGCAACGGGtcaacgaataaagctcaaaaccaaagaatactaaatcaccaatttggttgatatgttgtcattgttagatgggaaattgaataagatttccaacgcttcgaatcggacgcaaatcggagttacggttctaaagttacgtcatttttactaaaagctgtttaTTCATGACAGCGGTGTGGGCGCAATGCGTGCtcttgcgcgcgacgcgcgctgtacagatctgaaaattgcataaataggcgaaaatcagattttttaggttatgttttgggtatttttgaaccccaactcatcctaggtcatttttgggtagatttagcttggaaacaccattaGAGCTTGCAATCgaatgatcggaggtcgaatttctcatcgatcggagttgacaaaccaagaaatgtttggttcctcttcttctcttctctttgtatttctcttttggtgagtttgtatattaattactctaaacacatggatgtttgttactctttctactagttgtataaattTTGCTTTACAAATTTTAATCGGTGTTTTTACgatctttttgcttaatcgcttcggatttatgttgttatagacatatgcttcgtaaatcttgattaggagaacacctgatagcttttgattctagacatagggttggggttaacatccacataatatctaagtttcatgcctctgtgttgttcgatcggttgagacatcgtcgaaagagcaatatagttgaactctcggtgttgcagaaatgaacattgatgtgagggagattctgacgagtattgtagattgagtacggcggagtgataaatctaagtttgtgaggaatAGTTTatattcaaaccagataagttattctctatcaagaatgaatttattttatgttcatatgttatattttttctatttacttaaaacccatttaacccaaatTGAAGAACTCAGAATCCGTCGAACAacagttcagtagcactaatctctgtagACATGATAAATTCTcggataaatatttcaaaaaattttgttgcttgccgctttaccgcttcaatatgaatcaaaattgaatttgaaactgAGCATCTGAATCTGATGCCTTCTTTCTATATAGTAGAGAGAAAATAATAAACTTGCTATTTGTATTACAGAGAGCCATTGAATATATCTAAAGCTTAGCACCTCTATGATCGTTCATAGGAAAGTCCTAGTGTTTTGAGAAGGTTTTGGAAGAACTACAAACAAAAAGCTTCGGAGTGGTAGGCCGGAGAAGGTATGATATATATACCTGAGTGTTATATTCAAAAGTTTATATCATATCAAAGCCACATGTGTCGATATAGTCTCCATACCCCCATTTTTATAAACTCTTTTTTGTTTTCTTCCATCGATCCCCTCCTCCTCCAAACTACAGCcacttcaatatatatatatatatatatatatatatatatatatatatatatatatatatatatatatatatatatatatatatatatatatatatatatatatatatatatatatatatatatatatatatatatatatatatatatatatatatatatatatatatatatatatataaataagaaaaatgtATTACTCTGGAGTATAATGTTGCATTTCCATAAATATCATTTGGATTTTGGTTCTCTAAAATCCATTTACTTGCCAATAACTTCATTGAAAATTCAATACGAAATCATGATTTTATAAAATAgaaatttttttaatgtatttacTAAATAAGCATGTTAAATGATTGTGTTGTCTATCCATAAACTAAGTTTGTACTAATTATATTTCTTCATATATGATATTCAATTATACAGAATGACAGAGAGCTGGATCTTGAAAAGTAATTGGCATTTAGCTTCGAAAGAATAATGGGAGAACAACACAAAAAGGTAATCGCTTAAAGTTAGTAAAAAGTATGGTTGAGTTGCTGCTAGAGATAACTAATACTTACATTGCACAactttttaattattaagataagcCAGCAACAATGATCAAAAGTAAAACAGGAAAAGAATTGGATCACAGAGATGATTTTGTTCAACTGAAGCACCAAAAACTAGAACTAGAAAACACAAAAcagaaataatttataaaaaaaaaccatgAGACATCACTTGGAAAGAaatctaaataaagaaaatttgcGGTTCTTCTCACTGCTGGTTCTGGCTTTAATGAGTTCCAACATGTTCTCCAGCTTCATGCGATGAGCCTCCAGAAAATCAGTATCTTTCTTCTGTTGGTTATTCTTGTCAAGCAAATTCTTGGCCACCGTCATTGCATTGTTTATGTCCTCACGTTCTTGAGCGGTCAGCTTTAAATTAACATTCTTCTTTAATGCCTTCTGCATATTATAAACACTTAAATCTAATGCATTCATCGCATTGGCCTTCCTTAAGAATTTAGTGTCTTCCACCTTGTACTTCTCAGCTTCTTCAAtcctttttttaatgtttttagtaGACAGACTTTCTTTGTAGTGGTTTATGGTAATCTCATTCATATTGCCAGTAGATTTATCTATAGCAGTAACAGTCAAAATACCATTTTCGTCCATAGCGAAACATACATTGATACTATAGCCGCGAGGTGCAGGTGGAATGTTCGAAAGAGTAAAAGAGCCTAGCAGATTGTTATCACTGGCTCTAGTTCTCTCACCCTCATAAACCTGAATATTGGCGAGAGATTGGTTATCTTCAGTTGTTTCAAAACCTTTCGTTATCTTGATGGGAATGCAAGTGTTCCTAGGAATCACCACACTCATGATATCTCCTAAGATAAACATACCAAGAGACAGTGGTGTTATATCTTGCAGCACCAAGTTTGGAACATTTCTAAACCCTTCACTCAACAAAGCTGCCTGTACTGCTGCTCCATAAGCAACAGCCTCATCAGGGTTGATGCTCATGCACAAATCCTGTCGGTTGAAAAATTCCATCAAATATTGTTTCACTTTAGGAATCCTAGAAGAACCACCAACAACGACAACGTCGTTTATACTACTCTTATCCATCTTAGCATCCACAAGACAACTCTCGACTATTTTCATACACTCTTTAAAAAGGTCTGCGTTGATTTCTTCAAACTTGGCACGATTGATAGACGAAGAAAAGTCTATGCCTTGAAATAAATTCTCTACCTCGATagtggtgacagaagcaaaagaGAGCGTCCTTTTTGCCCTTTCGCATGCAGTACGCAACCTTCTCAAGGCTTTTGGATTACCATCAATGtcaattttgttttttctcttcAGTTCCTCCACAAAGTAGTTGACCATTCTATTGTCAAAATCTGTCCCTCCTAGGTGAGTGTTTCCTGCAGTGGCCTTAACTTGAAAGAGGTTGCCTTTTATTGTTAGGACAGACACATCAAAAGTGCCTCCACCAagatcaaagacaaaaatattgtTTTCGCCAACACATTTTGTTCTCTTGTTAAGGCCATATGCGAAAGCAGCAGCTGTTGGTTCATTGATTATCCTTATAACATTAAGGCCAGCGATGGCACCCGCATCTATAGTGGCTTTTCGTTGAGAATCATTGAAATAAGCCGGCACAGTAACAACAACATTTTTTACCGGGAAATCTACAAATTCTTCCGCAACTTCTCGCAACTTTGTGAGGACCATAGATGATATTTCCTCTGCACAAAAGTGTTTCTCTTGACCCTTGTATTTAACAACAATCACGGGTTTGTCTTCGACACCGGCAATGACCTTGAATGGCCACAACTTCATGTCATCTtgaataacagaatcactaaaCTTTCTACCTATTAACCTCTTAGCAtctgaaaaaataatattaataattcaatatagacaataatattaataacattAGGTTAATAAAGTATATAAGAGAATAAAAATTTACCAAAGATAGTGTTGGTAGGGTTAGAAGCAGCTTGATAATAAGCAGCATCACCAATCAACCTTTGATCATCTttgaaagaaacaaaagaagGTGTAATTCTATTGCCTTGATCATTGTGAATAATCTCAACCCTATTGTGTTCGTCAAGCCACACAGCCACACAAGAATATGTTGTGCCAAGGTCTATTCCCACTGCACATCCTTCATACTTTTTTGCCATGATTTCTCTGCAACTAAGAATACAAAAAAAAGCTCACACTCTCAATTTCGGTGAACCTAGCTTGCAGATAATCTTCttatttaaaatacaattaaagtTCCTTTTATTTTGGAAACAGTCATTCCTCCCTCTCCTATTTAGGAATGTtagttattttgaaaagaaaaaaactgtattttattaaataaaaaatataatgtgTTTAAATGATATAGCATAATGTATCCATCAAAAAATAAGGGGATATATGCATAGTGTTtaggaaaaaatatttatttttaatttactattttatttaacaTAAATAGCTTATCTAACTTAAGTACATTGGATATAGTTCTTAACTTAACCATCCGTATTTCTTCCAATCCATAATATTTTCACAATTAGTTGTTATAaccataaaatataaattttaagttGGGAATAACAAAAATACCTTAAAAATGCAACTAATTTCTATcctgtttatttttaatttattcaatcaatattttatatattttaatttatttttaaaattatttttattttatcaaaattataatatatttattttcatattaaaaataaatttaacagaaggtccaaaataataataaaatctataGAGGACAACTTcactacccatcacaaaaaattgggtagtgtaccttcaaccaatcacatgattccatctaatttaacatatttaattatttattaaaataatacaaatatttgttgttttcaaatctttttacaagtgaggtaaccttacccaactttttgagttgggtagataagaataaAATCTTTTTACAGGGGCCAATATTATACTGGGCTGCCACGTAAAATTTTCTACATCTTGACCTAGTCGAACTTAACGTAAACTAAACCATTCAAGCTCTTTCTTTGCGTTATATATTTATATCCCTATTATACCCCTGAAAAATTTGAAAGTAGTTTTGTATCGGAAGCTGAAAGAGTAGAAAATTCAAAACACCCCACTGTTATCTCTTTTACTTCAAACATCATCATGACAAAAAATTATGAAGGACGTGCAGTAGGAATAGACCTTGGAACAACCTATTCTTGTGTTGCTGTGTGGCTTGATGAGCACAATAGAGTAGAGATAATCCACAATGAACAAGGTAATAGAACCACACCTTCCTTTGTTGCTTTCACTGATAATCAAAGGTTGATCGGTGATGCTGCTAAGAATCAGACTGCCTCTAATGCAGAAAACACCGTCTTTGGTATGTTTCTATTCCCATCCTTTCATAACTTCATATAGGCTTTCGCCGCGTTTAGGTCGGTACAGGTCATCATGGCATTGATTATTCGTCACAAATTAATTACAGGTGCCTACTTCCTTACCCATCATAAAATAAAGGGTAACTTTACCCATCTTAATTGTCATATTTGTATTGGTTAAGAGATTTGCCACTTAATcatgaaattaaaatttataatttataattatagcAATAAACTATTGATAACTATTCATTTACTCTCTTTTTTAGAAACAATCATTTAATCTACTTGAAGGCATTGATTATGCACAACTTTATATGAGCAACTTAAATGACTGGTCAAACGTACAAAATTCctctacatttttttttttttggtaatcaAATTCCTctacatcttttttttttttttggtacaaaATTCCTCTACATCtttgaaaacaaatatttgaatagTAAAAACATTGCTTTTAATGTTTctggtttattattttttttttctttatataaacTTTCATTCAAAATTAATGAAAATGgatgttaatttatttttatcaaagatGAATATTAATACATTTTTTTATCTGTTCAATTTTTATACATTAgcgtgtaattttttttttacatgtatttaattaaatattgtcaaataaatatatttaaaaattaataatataaaatattttgattggatGAAAATAAAAGTGTTTTATATTTTCAATGATTATAAAGTAAATTCTTTATGTAAATGTGCTTTTAAAATAACTAATATTATCTATATTtcaaaataactaataaaattttattctaaaataaatatgatttataatataaataaattttattttagtataaattttatgGTAaactaaatattatttataatataaacatttgaattatatatatatatatatatatatatatatatatatatatatatatatatatatatatatatttctgagCCAGTCAAAGGCCCGAATAGTTAAGACCAAATTTATCTCAAATTCACTTCACCTGATGAAAAGTATAAATTCAGTCTATTCAGAAAATAAGATGCACTTTTTGATATACACTTTTGTTTACCAGTGCTTTTGGTAACTGTACTGACCTGAGGATAATAACCAGAAAGGGGTCACGAACGTCTTGCACAGTGTTGATGATGACGAGGAGGGGGTGTACCTACAAGGTACTCCAACGATCAAGTCAGTAGGAGCACATATACGATTTAGTGTTTAGGGTTATGAAATTGTGTTACCTGACTCTCTCGAGGGAGAGAGTATATATTACCTCCAGCACGTGGCTAACGGTCCGTTTTTTGGGTTGGAACATGGGTTTAGACCCAAAACGCATGACTATCAGGATTTTAGGAGTAAACGTATGGATCCTAGGAGATTGCTCGAAACAAGCTGTTGGGCGAGTAGAGAAGTGTCCCTGGTCGACAGGGGGCGAGATCTGGGGAGCCTGATATTCGACTAGTTGTGGATGGGAGAAGACAAAAAGGTTCCCACAAATTCAAAGGCAAATTCGACAAGACTCAGGGTGAGAAGTGAGGTCATTTGTCTAAACATTGTTGGTACAGGAAAGACAATGGATTGACAAAAGGCAAGGACGAAGGAGCGAATCTTGTAAGCCAAGATTCAGATGATTATGAAGGTATGGTGGTTATGGCTGCAGTTGCAGATAACCATGTCGAATCCAATATATGCTTCCTTGACTCAGGCTGCTCGAATCACAAAACTGGTCAAAAGGTGTGGTTGGCAGATTTTGACGAGTCGAAGAAGAGCAAGGCAAAACTTGCTGATAATAGTTCCCTGCAAGCAGAAGGTACTGGCAACATAGTTTTTCAAATGAGTAATTCAGTTAACAAGCCATTGATGAGCTCTGACTTCGACCAGGAAATTTCCGAAGTCGAAGCAGTTGCCAACATTCCTAACACAGACAAAGTTGAAGAAGGTGTGGCTGTTACAAGCCAAAGAACTCAAAGAACTCGAATTCTTCCAGCAAGACTTCAAGACTATGAAGTGGCCggtgatgatgaagtcacacCCCATTGAGCACACGATCATACAATTCCCGAATAGAATTTCTTGTTTGCTTTGGGAGATTGTCTTAGGAAGTCTCCATTTGGTTCGTGAGTTTTGCCAAGAAGAAAAACTATCTTTTGGTTCGTGAAGATCACCCATCAAAATCTCCACAACAGTTCTTAAGCTCAGCCCGATAAGAGCTCGGTTGATACGAGATTAACCTGCgtaatgtaacacccgtataattttaattttaatttaattggaatattgaattaataattagaattattaaggattttgtgaaaagtaatggaaaaataatagtttatggcatttgggccatgtgggataatagtaaaagagggggtgtggtgtagtaaggCTTTTAatctcttggctaaggtaagaggGGACACtcttttaatctctattatcgtattatgggtaatgatgttgattaggagtattgtttgaATCAATGCATTCTCTATTCTGAATTTTActgtttgtgttcatcatttggattggaattttgactattaatccctaataactaagtagatttaggttgtgatgagtaaaatcgattgtagaatcatatactattgatgttgggtgaattctatgctgtttagaatgtgaaatttctggttttagacccaaatcgcaggctgtacagatgaattcgcgaggaagacgaatgggtaagttgcaggttttggTAAATTGCTGCCCATTTGCgaatgatacgcgtatgggggggttgatacgcgtatggtacgcttcCCAAGTGTGCATCAGGTTGCACTTCCTGctcgtacgcgtatgatacgcgtacggtatttggctggtacgcgtatgcctggctgatacgcgtatgcatgtgttttgtgtggaaatcAGGTCCTACTCATTATGAATTAACTACAATTAGAGTGGAATCATGGAAATCAAGTGGATGCAACAAAGACAAGCACTTTTGGCTACAAGAcatcaataggtcgactcacaaatactataggtcgacctactgcaagcatTTTGTGAAGGATTTCATGTAAaggctgaatgcgtcgacgcattgcctcctcaggtcgacgcatgggatTTTGGAGGAATCTCGGGTATGCgtacgccgacccttcaggtcaaCGCATCAAATCTTGGTGACTCAAGGATTTAGTGTACGaacaaaatgcgtcgacgcattgatggctcaggtcgacgcatggaatttTGAGGAATTcacgggtatgcgcacgccgacccttcaggtcgacgcaagtgtcacacttaGTTCATTTTCAGGTGCAAAAttctcaataggtcgacctatgcaagggagtagatgaagttgaaactattgacaaagaaagtaacttttgagtctatctttccaatactcaaagttttcaccatcaaagactggtggtttattgtagccattgaaactattgcttccattaccattgttgttttgttcaggagtaggagtagatgaagttgtttcaaccattttgactttgtgtttttctccctgaatcttttgtctaacacggttaagtgcttgcacctagaaccggcgctctgatgccaattgaaagatagaaaaacacttagaaagggggagattgaataagtgtaactcaaaaacttggaagataaaaacaattaacacaatgatttttatcctggttcgttgttaaccaaactactccagtccacccctttagagtgatttacctcaactgaggatttaatccactaatccaactgattacaatggttttccacttagataacctctaagtcttctagagtctacagatcacaacttgatcactctaggaatccttttacaatcaatgtaaaataaagtttacaagagtttgagtttcttctaataaagctgtaatcccaactgtgatatttctcttaagttttaaacttaacactcactaaatattacacagagtttgtgaggttgaagatgaagttcgtaagcttttgaatttgatagcgtttctgtatattttgcGCAAGTGTTATTTTCAGCTTCTggacagaacttctatttataggcgctgagaggaaatgaccgttagaatgcatttaatgctttgcgtgaatagtacaaagttgcatttaatattttacacttttgtcaactacctcgagccttgcttttgctgcttttactgactttgccttttgtagcttctaacgttccttttgtcagtcagagatttgacgttacagcctttcatcttgtactttcttctggactcagatttgtagataacaacgtttgaatatcagagccatcagctttggtgcagagcatcttctatcttccgactttgaagagcttgagcatgataccatcagaacttcagagcttgttcttctgactttcattcttctgatgctttccagtttatgttctgattctgcatgaccatcttccgatgtcttgccagagcatgttctgatgaagccatccagaactttctgagtcagttgcttctgagcgctgatttgtgcatactctttatatatttcctgaaatggaaaacgcaaaggattagagtaccacattgtcttatacaaaattcatacataatgttatcatcaaaactaagaatattgatcaaaacatttcttgttctaacaattaaatatttgaataagTGTGAATATAATTTATTGAAATCTTGAACTTACTGttaatttgatttgaattttagaaaaaagaaataataaattaaaagataatataattctaaaatataattagttaaataatattatttttaaatataataaatagattaataatttattacatattctttttttttttggtcaaGATAATATATTCCCTTTTAATACGGTAATGACTTTTGTAAagttaaataattcatttttttttaaataaatatattgaaaatttaatctaatttctcgttttttttttaatatggccCCTTAAGTTTATAAACGGtaagtttaattttaaattgactatcaatcattttaatatatattttgttaaagGTTTATGTtcatatttaatttatcatttgaatttatatactttttttcaaatataataaatatattaataatttattttaatatatatatatatatatatatctaacaCTAAAAAAATCTTTGTAAGTTTGTTATAGAAGGATTAAAAATTTGTGACCTTTCAAAGTATGAAGCTGATCATCAAATAGAAAAGGTAATAACATAACCGTGATGAGTGATGATGACTAGCCAACAATGAAAAGAGAAAATTAATTTTGTGAGAGAAAGTGAAAGACTAAGCACCCAGTTGAATTGGAAATGATAATTTGTATTTAATGTGTTTACGGTACATTTGCAATTATATCAGTAGTTTTtaatagtaaataataaaatagaatcaACACTTGGACCTTTAAGTATTTGACAACTAAGATGGGTAAAGTTACCCAACATTTTAAGgtgggtagataagaatttaccttaattacaaattatttttcaatataaaaacAATGATGACGGTGCTGATACCGTTTTGTCGCGGCTTTTTTTATGGTTTTCAGAATAGGGGAAAATACACTAACATTCCCTTAAGTCTCTTTAAATGACACAGACACCGCGTCTAATTTGACATTAGACACTAACTTTCCCTAAAgtcttttaaaataaataaaaacctcCCTTATCAATTTAACACCGCTAATTAGCCTGTTAAATatgttattgattattattattattatttaaattaaaaactatTGTTTTTCTATGGATGTTGAAACAACATTAATTTTGCAGACAAAACATTGTTATCCAAATTATATGCAGCATTAGCAATGATTTTTCGATGCAGCAAGTATTATTTTTCGATGGATGttgaaacaacaacaaaattatatGCAACAACATTAGTTTTGCAGCATAAGCATTATTATTCAAATTATATGCATTATTGTTATGGAAATTTAGTACCAGACCCCATTCCACACAtgaattataaaaaaacaaaagcaaCATGTACAGCAACAAGCATAACTATAAATTTCAATAGACTTGCTACCACATATATGTATAACCACAAACTAAACCCGGTCAAAATTGCAgttataatttcttataattgtTACGACAATAACCGAGAGCGTGGAAAGAATGAAAGCAACAAAGACGGCGTTGTCGAAAGCGTTGAGAAAACGAAAGCAGCAAATACAGTGTAGTCGAAAACGTGGCGAGAACGAAAGTGGCAAAGAATGTGTTGTCGAGAATGAAAGCAATGAGAATGATATTGATGAAGAAGAATACCCAATACTTTAGGTGTTGTTAGATGATGCTTCTATGGTGAGAAAAAGTGactgaaaaattaatatttattggaGGAAAAATTGAAGAGACGTAGAATTTAGAAGAATAAGAGACAGAGAAAATAAGagtgtgttttattttattttatatttgacGGAACTTAACATTAGGATAACGGCAAGGGAGGTTTGTGTCATGTGAAAAATAGAGGGGATGTTAGTTACATGTTGCTAGAGATCAGGGGAGGTTATTGTATTTTACCCTTCAgaatattgttattgcattgcaTTAATTGATATGTTAAAAGAATGATAAGTGTTtacttataatattattattgtttcaGATGCTAAGAGATTAATTGGCAAGACGTTTAGTGATTCTGTTGTTAAAAAAGATATGATGTTATGGCCATTCAAAGTAATCACCGATGTGAATGACAAACATGTGATTGTTGTTAAGTACAAAGGTGAGGAGAAGCATTTTTGTGCTGAGGAAATTTCATCTATGATCCTCACAAAAATGCGAGAGACTGCAGAAAAATTTCTAGAGTCTCCGGTAAAGAATGTAGTTGTTATAGTGCCGGCTTATTTCTGTCATGCTCAGCGAAAAGCCATAATAGACGCTGGTGTCATTGCGGGTCTTAATGTTATACGGATCATCAATGAACCAACTGCGGCTGCTCTTGCAAATGGACTTGATAAGAGATATAACTGTGTTGGAGAAAggaatatttttgtttttgactTTGGTGGTGGCACTTTTGATGTGTCGATCTTAACAATCAAGGATAAGGTCTTCCAAGTTAAGGCCACTGGCGGAAACACTCACCTTGGAGGAGAGGACATTGATAACCGGATGGTGAACTACTTTGTCGATGAGTTCAAGAGGAAGAA
The Vicia villosa cultivar HV-30 ecotype Madison, WI linkage group LG6, Vvil1.0, whole genome shotgun sequence genome window above contains:
- the LOC131613428 gene encoding heat shock cognate 70 kDa protein-like encodes the protein MAKKYEGCAVGIDLGTTYSCVAVWLDEHNRVEIIHNDQGNRITPSFVSFKDDQRLIGDAAYYQAASNPTNTIFDAKRLIGRKFSDSVIQDDMKLWPFKVIAGVEDKPVIVVKYKGQEKHFCAEEISSMVLTKLREVAEEFVDFPVKNVVVTVPAYFNDSQRKATIDAGAIAGLNVIRIINEPTAAAFAYGLNKRTKCVGENNIFVFDLGGGTFDVSVLTIKGNLFQVKATAGNTHLGGTDFDNRMVNYFVEELKRKNKIDIDGNPKALRRLRTACERAKRTLSFASVTTIEVENLFQGIDFSSSINRAKFEEINADLFKECMKIVESCLVDAKMDKSSINDVVVVGGSSRIPKVKQYLMEFFNRQDLCMSINPDEAVAYGAAVQAALLSEGFRNVPNLVLQDITPLSLGMFILGDIMSVVIPRNTCIPIKITKGFETTEDNQSLANIQVYEGERTRASDNNLLGSFTLSNIPPAPRGYSINVCFAMDENGILTVTAIDKSTGNMNEITINHYKESLSTKNIKKRIEEAEKYKVEDTKFLRKANAMNALDLSVYNMQKALKKNVNLKLTAQEREDINNAMTVAKNLLDKNNQQKKDTDFLEAHRMKLENMLELIKARTSSEKNRKFSLFRFLSK